One window of Channa argus isolate prfri chromosome 4, Channa argus male v1.0, whole genome shotgun sequence genomic DNA carries:
- the LOC137125499 gene encoding NACHT, LRR and PYD domains-containing protein 12-like isoform X1, giving the protein MVTEVRGFTDPQKEEYFRKRFRDEEQASRIISHIKTSRSLHIMCHIPVFCWITATVLEDVLKTREGGELPKTLTEMYIHFLVVQTKLKNVKYNGGAETDPHWSPENKMMIESLGKLSFEQLQKGNLIFYESDLTECGIDIRAASVYSGVFTQIFIEERGLYQDKVFCFVHLSVQEFLAALHVHLTFINSGVNLLSNEESNSQRYEDNECNIDLESDSDYSDYDYHSHYSHWDSDYEYDSDLENFVSHHQLTSSKLFGKKSIHFYQSAVNMALQSQNGHLDLFLRFLLGLSLQTKHLGGLLTQTESSSETNQDTVQYIKKKISGNLSAEKSINLFHCLNELNDCSLVQQIQQYLRSGSLSTEKLSRTQWSALLFMLVSSGEELDVFDPKKFSSQFSEKDLRFVMGVVKVSKKVVLSLCNLTERSCEALSSVLSSQSSSLRELDLSNNNLQDSGVKLLCDGLKSPHCQLETLRLSLCNLSERSCEALSSVLSSQSSSLRELDLSNNNLQDSGVKLLSDGLKSPHCQLETLRLSGCLVTEEGCASLASALSSNPSHLRELDLSYNHPGDSGVKLLSAGLKDPLWRLDTLRVEPGGERWLRPGLRKYFCQLTIDTNTVNRKLRLSDNNRKGTVVEEDQSYPDHPDRFDQLAYLLCSDVLTGRCYWEVDWSRVIDVSVNYRGIRRKGNSKEFWFGGSNQSWYLVGQDCGYFVRYNKMETSISHSSSGSKRVAVYVDFPAGTLSFYRVSSDKLIHLHTFNTTFTEPLYAGFGVWIPDSSVSLCPE; this is encoded by the exons atggtgacagaggtcagagggttcactgacccacagaaggaggagtacttcaggaagagattcagagatgaggagcaggccagcagaatcatctcccacatcaagacatcacgaagcctccacatcatgtgccacatcccagtcttctgctggatcactgctacagttctggaggatgtgttgaaaaccagagagggaggagagctgcccaagaccctgactgagatgtacatccacttcctggtggttcagacCAAACTGAAGAACGTCAAGTAtaatggaggagctgagacagatccacactggagtccagagaacAAGAtgatgattgagtctctgggaaaactgtcttttgagcagctgcagaaaggaaacctgatcttctatgaatcagacctgacagagtgtggcatcgatatcagagcagcctcagtgtactcaggagtgttcacacagatctttatagaggagagaggactgtaccaggacaaggtgttctgcttcgtccatctgagtgttcaggagtttctggctgctcttcatgtccatctgactttcatcaactctggagtcaatctgctgtcaaATGAAGAATCAAACTCGCAGAGATATGAAGACAATGAATGTAATATTGACTTAGAATCAGACAGTGACTATAGTGACTATGACTATCATAGTCACTATAGTCACTGGGATAGTGACTATGAGTATGACTCTGATTTAGAGAATTTTGTCAGTCATCATCAATTGACATCCTCCAAactatttggaaaaaaatcaatacatttctACCAGAGTGCTGTGAACATGGCCTTACAGAGTCAaaatggacacctggacttgtTTCTTCGCTTCCTTCTTGGTCTTTCATTACAGACCAAACACCTGGGGGGTCTGCTGACACAGACCGAAAGTAGCTCAGAGACCAATCAGGAcacagtccagtacatcaagaagaagatcagtgggaatctgtctgcagagaaaagcatcaacctgttccactgtctgaatgaactgaatgattgtTCTCTAGTGCAGCAGATCCAACAGTACCTGAGAtcaggaagtctctccacagagaaactgtctcgtactcagtggtcagctctgctCTTCATGTTAGTGTCATCAGGTGAAGAATTGGACGTGTTTGACCCGAAGAAATTCTCTTCACAATTTTCAGAGAAGGATCTTCGGTTTGTGATGGGAGTGGTCAAAGTCTCCAAGAAAGTTGT ACTGAGTCTCTGTAACctcacagagagaagctgtgaagctctgtcctcagttctcagctctcagtcctctagtctgagagaactggacctgagtaacaacaaccttcaggattcaggagtgaaattactctgtgatggactgaagagtccacactgtcaactggagactctcag GCTGAGTCTCTGTAACctgtcagagagaagctgtgaagctctgtcctcagttctcagctctcagtcctctagtctgagagaactggacctgagtaacaacaacctgcaggattcaggagtgaaattactctctgatggactgaagagtccacactgtcaactggagactctcag actgtcaggttgtctggtcacagaggaaggttgtgcttctctggcctcagctctgagctccaacccctcccatctgagagaactggacctgagctacaatcatccaggagactcaggagtgaagctgctgtctgctggattGAAGGATCCACTctggagactggacactctcag ggTGGAGCCTGGTGGAGAACGATGGCTGAGaccaggtctgaggaagt atttctgtcaactcacaatcgacacaaacacagtgaacaggaaactacggctgtctgacaacaacaggaaggggACAGTTGTGGAGGAGGATCAGTcgtatcctgatcatccagacagatttgaccAATTGGCTTATCTGCTGTGTAGTGAtgttctgactggtcgctgttactgggaggtggattGGAGCAGAGTGATTGATGTTTCAGTGAATTACAGAGGAATCAGGAGAAAAGGAAACAGTAAAGAATTTTGGTTTGGAGGAAGCAATCAGTCCTGGTATTTGGTTGGCCAAGATTGTGGTTACTTTGTCAGGtacaataaaatggaaacatcaaTCTCCCACTCGTCCTCAGGCTCTAaaagagtagcagtgtatgtggactttcctgctgggactctgtccttctacagagtctcctctgacaaactgatccacctccacaccttcaacaccacattcactgaacctctgtatgcTGGGTTTGGAGTCTGGATACCTGAttcctcagtgtctctgtgtccaGAGTAG
- the LOC137125529 gene encoding NLR family CARD domain-containing protein 3-like, giving the protein MDLMFGSMVLLGLCHSYSFLFQLLEDNIVTFVKNELKKIQKSLECLESQREDEEVLDGEDEEQRRSSRESFLKITVNFLRRMKQEELADCLHSRTPAVICQRKLKSNLKKKFQCVFEGIAKAGNPTLLNQIYTELYITEGGTGEVNDEHEVRQIKTASRKPVRPETTIRHEDIFKASPGRDGPIRRVMTKGVAGIGKTVSAQKFTLDWAEDKANQDIQFTFPLTFREMNVLKEKKFSLVELVHHFFPETKGISRFEEFQVVFIFDGLDECRLLLDFKNIKILTDVTESVSVDVLLTNLIMGKPASLCSPLDHHTTCSSQSDPSLVC; this is encoded by the exons atggatctgatgtttggctccatggttttacttggattgtgtcattcatatagttttctgttccagctgctggaggacaacattgtcacttttgtgaagaacgAGCTGAAGAAGATCCAGAAGAGTCTAGAATGCttagagagtcagagggaggatgaggaggtgttggatggtgaggatgaagagcagaggaggagcagcagagagtcatttctgaagatcacagtgaacttcctgaggagaatgaagcaggaggagctggctgactgtctgcacaGCA GAACTCCTGCTGTAATTTGTCAGCGTAAACTAAAGTCtaacctgaagaagaagttccagtgtgtgtttgagggcatcgctaaagcaggaaacccaacccttctgaatcagatctacacagagctctacatcacagagggagggactggagaggtcaatgatgaacatgaggtcagacagattaaaacagcatccaggaaaccagtcagaccagaaacaacaatcagacatgaagacatctttaaagcctcacctggaagagatggaccaatcagaagagtgatgacaaagggagtggctggcattgggaaaacagtctcagcacagaagttcactctggactgggctgaagacaaagccaaccaggacatacagttcacatttccattgactttcagagagatgaatgtgctgaaagagaaaaagttcagcttggtggaacttgttcatcacttctttcctgaaaccaaaggaatcagcaggtttgaagagttccaggttgtgttcatctttgacggtctggatgagtgtcgacttcttCTGGACTTTAAGAACATcaagatcctgactgatgttacagagtccgtctcagtggatgtgctgctgacaaacctcatcatggggaaacctgcttccctctgctcgcctctggatcaccacacgacctgcagcagccaatcagatccctccttggtgtgttga
- the LOC137125499 gene encoding NACHT, LRR and PYD domains-containing protein 12-like isoform X2 has protein sequence MVTEVRGFTDPQKEEYFRKRFRDEEQASRIISHIKTSRSLHIMCHIPVFCWITATVLEDVLKTREGGELPKTLTEMYIHFLVVQTKLKNVKYNGGAETDPHWSPENKMMIESLGKLSFEQLQKGNLIFYESDLTECGIDIRAASVYSGVFTQIFIEERGLYQDKVFCFVHLSVQEFLAALHVHLTFINSGVNLLSNEESNSQRYEDNECNIDLESDSDYSDYEYDSDLENFVSHHQLTSSKLFGKKSIHFYQSAVNMALQSQNGHLDLFLRFLLGLSLQTKHLGGLLTQTESSSETNQDTVQYIKKKISGNLSAEKSINLFHCLNELNDCSLVQQIQQYLRSGSLSTEKLSRTQWSALLFMLVSSGEELDVFDPKKFSSQFSEKDLRFVMGVVKVSKKVVLSLCNLTERSCEALSSVLSSQSSSLRELDLSNNNLQDSGVKLLCDGLKSPHCQLETLRLSLCNLSERSCEALSSVLSSQSSSLRELDLSNNNLQDSGVKLLSDGLKSPHCQLETLRLSGCLVTEEGCASLASALSSNPSHLRELDLSYNHPGDSGVKLLSAGLKDPLWRLDTLRVEPGGERWLRPGLRKYFCQLTIDTNTVNRKLRLSDNNRKGTVVEEDQSYPDHPDRFDQLAYLLCSDVLTGRCYWEVDWSRVIDVSVNYRGIRRKGNSKEFWFGGSNQSWYLVGQDCGYFVRYNKMETSISHSSSGSKRVAVYVDFPAGTLSFYRVSSDKLIHLHTFNTTFTEPLYAGFGVWIPDSSVSLCPE, from the exons atggtgacagaggtcagagggttcactgacccacagaaggaggagtacttcaggaagagattcagagatgaggagcaggccagcagaatcatctcccacatcaagacatcacgaagcctccacatcatgtgccacatcccagtcttctgctggatcactgctacagttctggaggatgtgttgaaaaccagagagggaggagagctgcccaagaccctgactgagatgtacatccacttcctggtggttcagacCAAACTGAAGAACGTCAAGTAtaatggaggagctgagacagatccacactggagtccagagaacAAGAtgatgattgagtctctgggaaaactgtcttttgagcagctgcagaaaggaaacctgatcttctatgaatcagacctgacagagtgtggcatcgatatcagagcagcctcagtgtactcaggagtgttcacacagatctttatagaggagagaggactgtaccaggacaaggtgttctgcttcgtccatctgagtgttcaggagtttctggctgctcttcatgtccatctgactttcatcaactctggagtcaatctgctgtcaaATGAAGAATCAAACTCGCAGAGATATGAAGACAATGAATGTAATATTGACTTAGAATCAGACAGTGACT ATAGTGACTATGAGTATGACTCTGATTTAGAGAATTTTGTCAGTCATCATCAATTGACATCCTCCAAactatttggaaaaaaatcaatacatttctACCAGAGTGCTGTGAACATGGCCTTACAGAGTCAaaatggacacctggacttgtTTCTTCGCTTCCTTCTTGGTCTTTCATTACAGACCAAACACCTGGGGGGTCTGCTGACACAGACCGAAAGTAGCTCAGAGACCAATCAGGAcacagtccagtacatcaagaagaagatcagtgggaatctgtctgcagagaaaagcatcaacctgttccactgtctgaatgaactgaatgattgtTCTCTAGTGCAGCAGATCCAACAGTACCTGAGAtcaggaagtctctccacagagaaactgtctcgtactcagtggtcagctctgctCTTCATGTTAGTGTCATCAGGTGAAGAATTGGACGTGTTTGACCCGAAGAAATTCTCTTCACAATTTTCAGAGAAGGATCTTCGGTTTGTGATGGGAGTGGTCAAAGTCTCCAAGAAAGTTGT ACTGAGTCTCTGTAACctcacagagagaagctgtgaagctctgtcctcagttctcagctctcagtcctctagtctgagagaactggacctgagtaacaacaaccttcaggattcaggagtgaaattactctgtgatggactgaagagtccacactgtcaactggagactctcag GCTGAGTCTCTGTAACctgtcagagagaagctgtgaagctctgtcctcagttctcagctctcagtcctctagtctgagagaactggacctgagtaacaacaacctgcaggattcaggagtgaaattactctctgatggactgaagagtccacactgtcaactggagactctcag actgtcaggttgtctggtcacagaggaaggttgtgcttctctggcctcagctctgagctccaacccctcccatctgagagaactggacctgagctacaatcatccaggagactcaggagtgaagctgctgtctgctggattGAAGGATCCACTctggagactggacactctcag ggTGGAGCCTGGTGGAGAACGATGGCTGAGaccaggtctgaggaagt atttctgtcaactcacaatcgacacaaacacagtgaacaggaaactacggctgtctgacaacaacaggaaggggACAGTTGTGGAGGAGGATCAGTcgtatcctgatcatccagacagatttgaccAATTGGCTTATCTGCTGTGTAGTGAtgttctgactggtcgctgttactgggaggtggattGGAGCAGAGTGATTGATGTTTCAGTGAATTACAGAGGAATCAGGAGAAAAGGAAACAGTAAAGAATTTTGGTTTGGAGGAAGCAATCAGTCCTGGTATTTGGTTGGCCAAGATTGTGGTTACTTTGTCAGGtacaataaaatggaaacatcaaTCTCCCACTCGTCCTCAGGCTCTAaaagagtagcagtgtatgtggactttcctgctgggactctgtccttctacagagtctcctctgacaaactgatccacctccacaccttcaacaccacattcactgaacctctgtatgcTGGGTTTGGAGTCTGGATACCTGAttcctcagtgtctctgtgtccaGAGTAG